Proteins encoded within one genomic window of Bacillus thuringiensis:
- a CDS encoding ComZ family protein, translating to MNEKSMQFLQIAMKHLPEAKAILDDNGIALDMEKAQPVLELLMKVMNEAYELGKADKE from the coding sequence ATGAATGAGAAAAGCATGCAATTTTTACAAATCGCAATGAAGCATTTACCAGAAGCAAAGGCCATTTTAGATGATAATGGAATTGCGCTTGATATGGAGAAAGCGCAGCCGGTGTTAGAGTTGTTAATGAAAGTTATGAACGAAGCTTATGAGCTTGGAAAAGCAGATAAAGAATAA
- the fabH gene encoding beta-ketoacyl-ACP synthase III yields the protein MNVGILGIGRYVPEKVVTNHDLEKIMDTSDEWIRTRTGIAERRIADDTIDTSYMAVEASKKALEDAGVSGEDIDLILVATVTPDRAFPAVACVIQEAIGAKHAAAMDLSAACAGFMYGMITAQQFIQTGTYKNILVVGSDKLSKIVDWNDRNTAVLFGDGAGAIVMGAVSEGKGVLSFELGADGSGGKHLYQDEYVMMNGREVFKFAVRQLGDSCLRVLDKAGLTKEDVDFLVPHQANIRIMESARERLNLPQEKMSMTIEKFGNTSASSIPIAMVEELQNGRIQDGDLIILVGFGGGLTWGAVALRWGK from the coding sequence GTGAACGTGGGCATTTTAGGGATCGGAAGATATGTGCCGGAAAAAGTAGTCACAAATCACGATTTAGAGAAAATAATGGATACATCCGATGAATGGATTCGTACGAGAACAGGGATTGCGGAAAGACGCATTGCCGATGATACAATAGATACTTCATATATGGCCGTAGAGGCTTCTAAAAAAGCGCTTGAAGATGCAGGGGTTAGCGGAGAGGATATCGATCTTATTTTAGTAGCAACAGTAACGCCAGATCGTGCTTTTCCAGCAGTGGCTTGTGTCATTCAAGAAGCAATTGGCGCAAAACATGCAGCTGCAATGGATTTAAGTGCAGCGTGTGCTGGCTTTATGTACGGAATGATTACAGCGCAGCAATTTATTCAAACGGGAACTTATAAAAATATACTAGTAGTCGGTAGTGATAAACTATCTAAAATTGTAGATTGGAACGATCGAAATACAGCAGTACTATTTGGAGACGGAGCCGGTGCGATCGTAATGGGAGCTGTTTCAGAAGGTAAAGGCGTTCTATCTTTCGAATTAGGAGCGGACGGAAGTGGCGGTAAGCATCTTTATCAAGACGAGTATGTTATGATGAATGGCAGAGAAGTCTTTAAATTTGCGGTTCGTCAACTTGGTGATTCTTGTCTTCGCGTTTTAGATAAAGCTGGTCTTACGAAAGAAGATGTGGATTTCTTAGTACCACATCAAGCGAACATTCGTATTATGGAATCTGCAAGAGAGAGATTAAATTTACCACAAGAAAAAATGAGTATGACAATTGAGAAGTTCGGTAATACATCAGCTTCTTCCATTCCGATTGCAATGGTAGAGGAATTGCAAAACGGACGTATTCAAGATGGTGATTTAATTATACTTGTTGGTTTTGGCGGCGGATTAACATGGGGAGCAGTCGCTCTTCGTTGGGGTAAATAA
- the fabF gene encoding beta-ketoacyl-ACP synthase II, whose translation MEKKRVVITGLGAVTPVGTDVETAWENIKKGVSGIGRLTRIDPELFPAKVAAEINDFEVEKYIDKKEARRMDRFTQYAVAAAKMAVADAKLEITEENGPRIGVWIGSGIGGMETYEEQFKIFTEKGPRRVSPFFVPMMIPDMAAGQVSIATGAKGINTCSVTACASGANSIGDAFKAIQRGDADAMITGGAEAPLTSMAFAGFSSAKALTFNEDPATACRPFDKNRSGFVMGEGSGILILEELEHALARGAHIYAEIAGYGATGDAFHITMPAPGGEGGVRAMRQALADAGLQPEDIDYINAHGTSTDANEKYETMAIKETFGEHAYKVAISSTKSMTGHLLGAAGAVEAIFSIKSITDGVIPPTINYETPDPECDLDYVPNNARHQEVNAVLSNSLGFGGHNAVLVFKSYK comes from the coding sequence ATGGAAAAAAAGAGGGTCGTAATTACAGGACTAGGAGCTGTTACACCGGTCGGTACAGATGTTGAAACAGCGTGGGAAAACATTAAAAAGGGTGTATCTGGAATCGGACGACTTACAAGAATTGATCCGGAACTATTTCCAGCAAAAGTAGCAGCAGAAATTAACGACTTTGAAGTCGAGAAATATATTGATAAAAAAGAAGCGCGCCGTATGGATCGCTTTACACAATATGCAGTAGCAGCAGCGAAAATGGCAGTTGCAGATGCAAAGCTTGAGATTACAGAAGAAAATGGACCTCGAATTGGTGTATGGATTGGTTCTGGTATTGGTGGTATGGAAACATACGAAGAACAATTTAAGATTTTTACTGAGAAAGGCCCGCGCCGTGTGAGCCCATTCTTCGTACCAATGATGATTCCAGATATGGCAGCAGGCCAAGTATCAATCGCAACAGGAGCAAAAGGAATTAACACTTGTTCTGTAACGGCTTGTGCATCTGGTGCAAACTCAATTGGTGATGCGTTTAAAGCAATTCAGCGTGGTGATGCTGATGCAATGATTACAGGTGGAGCAGAGGCGCCGTTAACAAGTATGGCATTCGCAGGATTTAGCTCAGCGAAAGCATTAACATTCAATGAAGATCCAGCAACAGCTTGCCGTCCATTCGATAAAAACCGTAGTGGTTTCGTAATGGGTGAAGGTTCAGGTATTTTAATTCTTGAAGAATTAGAGCACGCATTAGCTCGTGGTGCTCACATTTATGCGGAAATCGCTGGTTACGGTGCAACTGGTGATGCATTCCATATTACAATGCCGGCTCCTGGCGGTGAAGGTGGCGTGCGCGCAATGCGTCAAGCTTTAGCAGATGCAGGTCTACAGCCAGAAGATATTGATTACATTAATGCGCATGGTACAAGTACGGATGCGAATGAAAAGTATGAAACGATGGCAATTAAAGAAACGTTCGGTGAGCACGCGTATAAAGTAGCAATCAGCTCAACGAAATCAATGACAGGTCACTTATTAGGAGCTGCTGGTGCTGTTGAAGCGATCTTCTCTATTAAATCAATTACAGATGGAGTAATTCCTCCAACCATTAACTATGAAACACCAGATCCAGAATGTGACTTAGATTACGTGCCGAATAATGCGAGACATCAAGAAGTAAACGCGGTGTTAAGTAATTCATTAGGATTCGGTGGTCATAACGCAGTATTAGTATTTAAATCGTATAAATAA
- a CDS encoding DUF2268 domain-containing protein, with protein sequence MGIVETAEWLHLYYGRPEKLCEKFTKYIPLPKERLYRFLISKGMYRPVMRGEQEIKELEKKEVWKELRAEYEKLKSWLKGPDVPVFILLSDSYNRTVQEEYNGRAGLSMRHVIFLFVCGRNSVEELKVLLAHEYHHICRLHQIETKETEYTLLDTMIMEGLAEQAVTERYSEKNNAPWTKYLSKEEAIYYWKNVVHERISVKRGTREHDILLNGFHSYPKMLGYALGFHIVKDCVTLEGNDTLSLLPIDAKEILNKANTFQI encoded by the coding sequence ATGGGGATTGTTGAAACAGCTGAATGGTTACATCTATATTATGGACGGCCAGAAAAGCTTTGTGAGAAGTTTACGAAGTATATCCCGCTGCCAAAAGAAAGGTTGTATCGCTTTTTAATTTCTAAAGGTATGTATCGCCCGGTTATGCGAGGAGAACAAGAAATTAAGGAGTTAGAGAAAAAGGAAGTTTGGAAAGAGTTACGTGCGGAGTATGAGAAACTAAAAAGTTGGTTAAAAGGTCCAGATGTCCCTGTCTTTATTTTATTATCAGATTCTTATAATCGAACTGTACAAGAAGAGTATAACGGTAGGGCTGGATTATCTATGCGTCACGTTATTTTCTTATTCGTATGTGGACGGAATTCGGTAGAAGAATTAAAAGTGTTATTGGCGCATGAATATCACCACATATGTAGGTTACATCAAATTGAGACGAAAGAAACAGAATATACATTGCTTGATACGATGATTATGGAAGGGCTAGCTGAGCAAGCGGTAACGGAAAGATACTCAGAAAAAAACAATGCACCGTGGACGAAGTATCTTTCAAAAGAAGAGGCTATTTATTATTGGAAAAACGTTGTACATGAAAGAATAAGTGTAAAACGAGGAACAAGGGAGCACGACATTTTATTAAATGGATTTCATTCTTATCCGAAGATGCTTGGCTATGCACTTGGCTTTCATATTGTCAAAGATTGTGTAACTTTGGAAGGGAACGATACACTTTCTTTATTACCTATAGATGCGAAAGAAATATTGAATAAAGCAAATACATTTCAGATATAA
- a CDS encoding YjbA family protein, translated as MLYLHDVWVNWFEGEENGYNVCHFYEWRKDDTIELLDQVPLLKVDSTLYHYIENELLELPQKMLEDVHHKAYIRKNHERLQQEYCFVVTDGKGIIAIDTIGYNVPIRKSRLIPRQEQMVYEMVENVQAEKYEFQVEEMEKEHHILSPSPFIMNGLTRKERQLKQLLFMALDQLHTTKNTAEIRYWFTEWDPSAYGMVQHMEFEDIWAKLYDEAKTGWSEKHEQLCERLVKGQPFFEKLWEMENEQKVN; from the coding sequence ATGTTATATCTACATGATGTATGGGTAAATTGGTTTGAAGGTGAAGAGAATGGGTATAACGTTTGTCATTTTTACGAATGGCGGAAAGATGATACGATTGAGCTATTAGATCAAGTGCCATTATTAAAAGTAGATTCCACATTATATCATTACATCGAGAACGAATTGTTAGAGCTTCCGCAAAAAATGTTGGAAGACGTACATCATAAGGCTTATATTCGTAAAAATCATGAACGTTTGCAGCAAGAGTATTGCTTTGTAGTTACAGATGGAAAAGGAATTATTGCGATTGACACAATTGGTTACAATGTACCAATTCGAAAAAGTAGACTTATACCGCGCCAAGAGCAGATGGTATATGAGATGGTAGAAAACGTACAAGCAGAAAAGTATGAGTTCCAAGTAGAAGAAATGGAAAAAGAACATCATATTTTATCACCATCACCTTTCATTATGAATGGCTTAACTCGTAAAGAAAGACAGCTAAAACAATTATTATTTATGGCGTTAGATCAATTACATACAACGAAAAACACAGCAGAAATTCGTTATTGGTTCACAGAGTGGGATCCATCAGCATATGGAATGGTTCAACATATGGAATTTGAAGATATTTGGGCTAAGCTGTATGATGAAGCGAAAACAGGCTGGTCTGAGAAGCACGAACAATTATGCGAGCGTCTTGTAAAAGGACAGCCATTTTTTGAAAAGTTATGGGAAATGGAAAACGAGCAAAAGGTAAATTAA
- the trpS gene encoding tryptophan--tRNA ligase encodes MSVIFSGIQPSGTITLGNYLGAMKQFTELQNEHDCYFCIVNQHAITVPQDPVQLRKNIRSLAALYVACGIDPEKATLFVQSEVPAHAQLGWIMQSVAYVGELERMTQYKDKASGRDSVPAGLLTYPPLMAADILLYNTEIVPVGDDQKQHMELTRDLAERFNKRFREVFTIPEIRIPKVGARVMSLTEPTKKMSKSDPNPKSMISMLDEPKTIEKKIKSAVTDSEGIVKFDKENKPGISNLLTIYSSFSGKTVEEIETMYEGKGYGDFKGDLAQVVVEAIRPIQDKYNELISSPELDEILDKGAEKANRVAFKQLRKVENAMGLSRKRR; translated from the coding sequence ATGTCAGTTATCTTTTCTGGTATTCAGCCGAGTGGAACGATTACACTTGGAAACTATTTAGGAGCTATGAAGCAATTTACAGAGCTTCAGAACGAACACGACTGTTATTTCTGTATTGTAAACCAACATGCGATTACAGTACCTCAAGATCCCGTACAACTTCGTAAAAACATTCGCAGTCTTGCTGCACTTTATGTAGCATGCGGCATCGATCCTGAAAAAGCTACATTATTTGTACAGTCAGAAGTGCCAGCACACGCTCAACTAGGATGGATTATGCAATCAGTTGCTTACGTTGGAGAATTAGAGCGTATGACGCAATATAAAGATAAAGCATCAGGTAGAGATTCAGTTCCAGCTGGATTACTAACGTATCCACCATTAATGGCTGCTGATATTTTACTTTACAACACTGAAATCGTACCTGTTGGTGATGATCAAAAACAACATATGGAATTAACACGTGACCTAGCAGAGCGTTTCAACAAACGCTTCCGCGAAGTGTTCACAATTCCTGAAATTCGTATTCCAAAAGTAGGGGCTCGCGTTATGTCATTAACAGAACCTACGAAAAAAATGAGTAAATCTGATCCGAATCCAAAATCAATGATCAGTATGCTTGATGAACCAAAAACAATTGAAAAGAAAATTAAGAGTGCCGTAACTGACTCTGAAGGTATCGTGAAATTCGATAAAGAAAACAAACCTGGTATCTCTAACTTATTAACAATCTACTCCTCATTCTCTGGAAAAACAGTTGAAGAAATCGAAACAATGTACGAAGGAAAAGGATACGGAGACTTCAAAGGCGACCTAGCACAAGTAGTCGTAGAAGCAATTCGTCCAATCCAAGACAAATATAACGAACTAATCAGCTCACCAGAACTAGACGAAATTCTAGACAAAGGTGCCGAAAAAGCAAACCGCGTTGCATTCAAACAACTACGCAAAGTAGAAAACGCAATGGGACTAAGTAGAAAACGTAGGTAA
- a CDS encoding DUF3899 domain-containing protein: protein MNKVFFHTCILIFIAIIASSIGAFLVSSQFLLNFVNISFYIALFFILIGGFLFIFQNGFFNVTIYAFQRVFGTNKKIDSLIEEVEEPIDKKERIYKTYSFKWTYPICITGIVLGLFSTLISFTILM, encoded by the coding sequence TTGAATAAAGTTTTTTTTCATACTTGTATACTAATTTTCATAGCGATAATCGCTTCTAGTATTGGCGCATTCCTCGTTTCATCGCAGTTTTTGTTGAATTTTGTCAACATCTCGTTTTATATCGCACTATTTTTTATTCTTATAGGCGGTTTTTTATTCATATTTCAAAATGGATTTTTTAACGTAACAATTTACGCTTTCCAAAGAGTATTTGGTACGAACAAAAAAATTGACTCTTTAATTGAAGAAGTAGAGGAACCAATCGATAAGAAAGAACGTATCTATAAAACATATTCATTCAAATGGACGTATCCAATTTGCATTACCGGTATCGTTCTTGGGTTGTTCTCGACTCTCATTAGCTTTACTATTTTGATGTAG